In a genomic window of Brassica rapa cultivar Chiifu-401-42 chromosome A10, CAAS_Brap_v3.01, whole genome shotgun sequence:
- the LOC103844534 gene encoding protein SPIRRIG isoform X1 — protein MKWATLLKDFKEKVGLAQSPDASTSDSFAVDLSAPPSSSASPSSAHPDASSNHRLDFSSSPSRDNHELELDFKRLWEEFRSSSSEKEKEAALNLTVDTFCRLVKRHANVDQLVTMLVETHIFCFVIGRAFVTDIEKLKIGSKARSLDVAKVLRFFSDVTKEGFSPGANLLTAVEVLVSAPIDKQSLLDSGIFCCLILVLSALLAYDEPSKSKTTGLEEVSPDTDAGCRVLQTRRLEVEGSVVHIMKALASNPSAAQSLIEDDSLEALFNMVANGAVTVFSQYREGLVTLHSIQLHRHAMQILGILLINDSGSTSRYIRKHHLIKVLLMAVKDFDPNCGDSAYTMGIVDLLLECVELSYRPEANGVRLRDDIRNAHGYHFLVQFALVLSSLPKNQTFVSSRSSVNQDSGSDGSELFPDVENTNGREDAGFPTQDFSPSLSRLLDVLVTLAQTGPAEPSVGRATRSSQTKPTGHSRSRTSSVDSIYDETWEQGSSKVKDLEAVQMLQDIFLKADNKDLQAEVLNRMFKIFSSHVENYRLCQELRTVPLLVLNMAGFPPSLQDIILKILEYAVTVVSCVPEQELLSLCCLLQQPITSQLKHTILSFFVKLISFDQQYKKVLREVGVLEVLQDDLKQHKLLMGPDQYSGVSDHSDPKPSSGSFKKHLDTKDAIISSPKLMESGSGKLPVFEVDETITVGWDCLISLLKKAEANQASFRAANGVTIILPFLISDAHRTGVLRVLSCLITEDTKQVHHEELGAVVDLLKSGMVTGISGHQYKLHDDAKCDTMGALWRIVGVNGSAQRVFGEATGFSLLLTTLHTFQGDKDHMDESDLMVYIKLFKYLFRLMTAAVCENAVNRMKLHAVITSQTFYELLVESGLLCVELETQVIQLLLELALEVVLPPFLASESAASAAITESEKTTFVVTTPSGQFNPDKERIYNAGAVRVLIRSLLLFSPKTQLEFLNLLESLARASPFNQENLTSVGCVELLLEIIYPFLPGSSPFLSYALKIVEILGAYRLSPSELRILFRYVLQMRIMKSDHAIVEMMEKLILMEDTELDHLSLAPFVEMDMSKTGHASVQVSLGERSWPPAAGYSFVCWFQFRNFLTTQGKESEASKVGSSSRTRISSAQQHEQNIFRLFSVGAVSNESPFYAELYFQEDGILTLATSSSNSLSFSGLEIEEGRWHHLAVVHSKPNALAGLFQASVANVYLDGKLRHTGKLGYSPSPVGKSLQVIVGTPSTCARVSDLTWKTRSCYLFEEVLSSGCIGFMYILGRGYKGLFQDADLLRFVPNQACGGGSMAILDSLDSDMTSSSNGQKFDGSNRQGDSKADGSGIVWDLERLGNLSFQLPGKKLIFAFDGTCSEFIRASGSFSLLNLVDPLSAAASPIGGIPRFGRLVGNVCICRQSVIGDTIRPVGGMTVVLALVEAAESRDMLHMALSLLACALRQNPQNVKDMQTIRGYHLLALFLRPKMTLFDMQSLEIFFQIAACEALFSEPKKLESIQSNISVTPTETIFENSYEDLGLSRFRYESSSVGSHGDMDDFSVPKDSFSHLSELETDIPVETSNCIVLSNVDMIEHVLLDWTLWVTSPVSIQIALLGFLENLVSMHWYRNHNLTILRRINLVEHLLVTLQRGDVEVPVLEKLVVLLGCILEDGFLTSELENVVRFVIMTFNPPEVKSRSSLLRESMGKHVIVRNMLLEMLIDLQVTIKAEELLELWHKIVSSKLITYFLDEAVHPTSMRWIMTLLGVCLASSPNFSLKFRTSGGYQGLMRVLQNFYDSPDIYYILFCLIFGKPVYPRLPEVRMLDFHALVPNDGSHVELKFIDLLDSVVGMARSTYDRLIMQSMLAHQSGNLSQISASLVAELVEGAEMTGELQGEALMHKTYAARLMGGEASAPAAATSVLRFMVDLAKMCPQFSAACRRADFVENCADLYFSCVRAAYAVKMAKQLSVKAEEKHINDGDDNGSQGTFSSLPHDQSTKTSISAGSFPQAQVSLSSEEMPLPANIVVNDKMVNILTPPPQDSSKSFQGVEDIKKQDDNHVGPVSASSERDFPDLKGNANQVQATDSQSSASFHMIESPLLSEKSGLKVSFTPSPSPVVALASWLGSNYHESKSSTVGSPSLESYVSGTEVDASSERKSGSQGSSAAHAFFTVTPKLLLETDETGYGGGPCSAGASAVLDFMAEVLADLMTEQIKAVPVLESILEMVPFYVDPESVLVFQGLCLSRVMNYLERRLLRDDEEDEKKLDKSKWSANLDTFCWMIVDRVYMGAFPHPSGVLRALEFLLSMLQLANKDGRVEEVTPSGKGFLSLGRATRQLDAYVHSILKNTNRMVLYCFLPSFLITIGEEDLLSQLGLLVESKKRPSPNPAVDESGIDISTFLQLLVANRRIIFCPSNLDTDLSCCLCVNLISLFLDQRKSVQNMSLDIVKYLLVHRRSALEDLLVTKPNQGQKVDVLHGGFDKLLTGNLPEFFKWLESSDKIINKVLEQCAAVMWVQYIAGSAKFPGVRIKGMEGRRKKEMGRKSRDMSKLDVKHWDQLNERRYALEVLRDAMSTELRVVRQNKYGWILHAESEWQTHLQQLVHERGIFPMRKSKRSEDPEWQLCPIEGPYRMRKKLERCKLKIDSIQNVFDGKLELGEIELPKVKNEDGPVISDTDSEPAFLLSELYDEAFVKESDDFKDVASARNGWNDDRASSTNEASLHSALDFGGKSSTASVPITDNTLAKSEAGSPRHSSSAKMDETKGEEEKSENELNDDGEYLIRPYLEHLEKIRFRYNCERVVDLDKHDGIFLIGEFCLYVIENFYIDDDGCICEKECEDELSVIDQALGVKKDASGSLDFQSKSSTSWTTAVKTGALGGRAVGGRAWAYGGGAWGKEKMGTTGNLPHPWRMWKLNNVHEILKRDYQLRPVAIEIFSMDGCNDLLVFHKKEREEVFKNLVAMNLSRNSMLDTTISGSAKQESNEGSRLFRLMAKSFSKRWQNGEISNFHYLMHLNTLAGRGYSDLTQYPVFPWVLADYESESLDLSDPKTFRKLHKPMGCQTPEGEEEFRKRYESWDDPEIPKFHYGSHYSSAGIVLFYLLRLPPFSAENQKLQGGQFDHADRLFNSIKDTWLSAAGKGNTSDVKELIPEFFYMPEFLENRFSLDLGEKQSGEKVGDVFLPPWARGSVREFILKHREALESDYVSENLHHWIDLIFGYKQRGKAAEEAVNVFYHYTYEGNVDIDAVSDPALKASILAQINHFGQTPKQLFQKAHVKRRTDRKVPLHPLKHSMHLIPHETRKCPSSISQITTFHDKVLVAGANCFLKPRGYTKYITWGFPDRSLRFMSYDQDKLLSTHENLHESNQIQCAGFSHDGRIVVTGAEDGLVCVWRVSKDGPRSSRRLRLEKALCAHTATVTCLRVSQPYMMIASGSDDCTVIIWDLSSMSFVRQLPDFPVPISAIYINDLTGEIVTAAGTVLAVWSINGDCLAVANTSQLPSDSVLSVTGSTSSDWLETAWYVTGHQSGAIKIWRMIHCTDPLSAESKTSSSNRNGGLNLGDQVPEYKLILHKVLKFHKQPVTALYLPGDLKQLLSGDSAGQLLSWTLPDETLRASLKQASLKQAS, from the exons ATGAAATGGGCAACATTGCTTAAGGACTTCAAGGAGAAGGTCGGTTTAGCTCAATCCCCTGACGCCTCTACCTCCGACTCCTTCGCCGTTGACCTATCTGCCCCGCCGTCTTCCTCCGCCTCTCCTTCCTCTGCTCACCCCGACGCGTCGTCTAATCATCGCCTTGACTTCAGCTCGTCTCCTTCGAG AGATAACCATGAGTTGGAACTGGACTTCAAGAGATTATGGGAAGAGTTCCGTTCTTCAAGCTCTGAAAAG GAGAAGGAAGCCGCCTTAAACCTGACCGTGGATACCTTTTGTAGATTAGTGAAGCGGCATGCCAATGTAGATCAGTTAGTTACTAT GTTAGTAGAAACACATATATTCTGTTTTGTCATTGGGAGAGCATTTGTGACAGATATTGAGAAATTGAAGATCGGCAGCAAGGCAAGGTCACTGGATGTAGctaaagtattaaggttcttttcaGATGTCACCAAG GAGGGATTTAGTCCTGGTGCCAACCTCTTAACTGCTGTTGAAGTACTTGTATCTGCG CCCATCGACAAACAATCTCTACTGGATTCTGGGATTTTCTGCTGTCTAATACTCGTTCTCAGTGCGCTTCTAGCATATGATGAACCAAGCAAAAGTAAAACAACTGGTTTGGAAGAGGTATCACCAGACACAGATGCTGGATGCAGAGTTCTTCAGACTAGACGACTTGAG GTGGAGGGTAGTGTTGTTCATATCATGAAAGCTTTAGCAAGCAATCCTTCTGCTGCTCAGAGTTTGATTGAAGATGATTCTCTTGAGGCGCTTTTTAATATGGTTGCCAATGGCGCCGTTACAGTTTTCTCTCAGTATAGAGAAGGTCTAGTTACACTCCATAGCATACAGCTTCACAGACATGCCATGCAG ATCCTTGGAATTCTTCTAATCAATGACAGTGGGAGCACATCAAGATATATACGCAAGCACCATCTG ATAAAGGTTCTTTTGATGGCTGTCAAAGATTTTGATCCAAACTGTGGTGACTCAGCCTACACGATGGGCATTGTGGACTTGTTACTTGAATGCGTGGAACTATCATACAGACCTG AGGCTAATGGTGTTAGACTCAGGGATGACATACGTAATGCACACGGTTACCACTTTCTTGTTCAGTTTGCCCTGGTTCTATCTTCCTTGCCCAAAAATCAGACTTTTGTGTCCAGTCGTTCATCTGTTAATCAAGATAGTGGTTCAGATGGCTCTGAACTGTTTCCTGATGTAGAAAATACGAACGGCAGGGAAGATGCTGGTTTTCCGACACAAGACTTTTCTCCATCACTGTCGAGATTGCTTGATGTCCTTGTCACTCTGGCTCAGACTGGTCCAGCTGAGCCATCTGTTGGTAGGGCCACACGTTCATCCCAAACGAAGCCAACTGGGCACAGCAGAAGTCGAACTTCATCTGTGGATAGTATATATGATGAAACGTGGGAGCAGGGAAGTAGTAAAGTCAAAGACCTGGAAGCTGTCCAAATGCTACAAGATATCTTCCTGAAGGCAGATAATAAGGATCTTCAGGCAGAAGTATTGAATAGAATGTTCAAGATATTCTCTAGCCACGTGGAAAACTATAGATTGTGTCAGGAATTAAGGACCGTTCCATTACTTGTCCTCAACATGGCTGGTTTTCCTCCCTCGCTGCAagatataattctcaaaattctTGAATATGCTGTCACGGTGGTCAGTTGTGTTCCAGAGCAAGAACTGTTGTCACTTTGTTGCTTATTGCAACAGCCAATCACATCTCAGTTGAAGCACACCATACTTTCTTTCTTTGTGAAGCTCATATCTTTTGATCAACAATATAAGAAAGTCCTACGTGAAGTTGGTGTTTTGGAAGTCTTGCAAGATGATTTGAAGCAACACAAGCTTCTTATGGGTCCAGATCAGTATAGTGGAGTCTCTGATCATTCTGATCCGAAGCCTAGCTCTGGTAGCTTCAAAAAGCACTTAGATACTAAAGATGCCATCATTTCATCACCAAAGTTGATGGAATCTGGATCAGGAAAGTTACCTGTCTTTGAAGTTGACGAAACTATTACCGTTGGTTGGGATTGTTTGATCTCTTTGTTGAAGAAAGCTGAGGCTAATCAGGCATCTTTTCGTGCGGCCAATGGTGTGACGATTATTCTTCCTTTCTTGATATCAGATGCCCATCGAACTGGCGTCCTGAGAGTCTTATCATGTCTAATTACGGAAGACACTAAACAG GTCCATCACGAAGAATTAGGTGCTGTTGTTGATTTGTTGAAGAGTGGAATGGTCACTGGTATATCTGGCCATCAATACAAGCTTCATGATGATGCCAAATGTGATACAATGGGTGCTCTATGGCGTATCGTTGGTGTCAATGGATCTGCCCAAAGAGTCTTTGGCGAAGCGACTGGTTTCTCTCTTTTATTGACGACTCTTCACACTTTTCAAGGGGACAAAGATCACATGGATGAGTCTGATTTGATGGTTTACATCAAATTGTTTAAATATCTATTTCGCCTTATGACAGCTGCCGTCTGTGAGAATGCTGTTAATAGGATGAAACTGCACGCCGTTATAACGTCTCAGACATTTTATGAGCTCTTGGTGGAGTCTGGATTGCTGTGTGTTGAGTTGGAAACGCAGGTTATACAGCTGTTGTTGGAACTTGCACTTGAAGTGGTGCTTCCACCATTTTTGGCATCAGAATCTGCGGCCTCTGCTGCTATTACAGAAAGTGAAAAGACTACTTTTGTTGTCACAACCCCATCAGGCCAGTTCAATCCTGACAAGGAGAGAATTTACAATGCAGGTGCAGTCAGAGTTCTGATACGTTCATTGTTGCTCTTTAGTCCAAAAACGCAGCTAGAATTTTTGAACCTTCTAGAAAGTCTTGCTCGTGCCAGTCCGTTCAATCAGGAAAACCTCACATCAGTTG GCTGTGTGGAACTTCTGTTGGAGATAATTTACCCCTTTCTTCCGGGTTCATCTCCATTTCTTTCTTATGCTTTGAAGATTGTGGAAATTCTTGGAGCATACAG ATTGTCCCCGTCTGAGCTCCGAATACTGTTTAGATATGTTTTGCAAATGAGGATTATGAAGTCAGATCATGCAATAGTTGAGATGATGGAAAAACTAATTCTCATGGAAGACACAGAGTTGGACCATCTATCCCTGGCTCCTTTTGTAGAGATGGACATGAGCAAAACTGGGCATGCTTCTGTTCAGGTGTCTCTGGGAGAAAGATCTTGGCCTCCTGCTGCTGGTTATTCATTTGTTTGTTGGTTCCAGTTTCGTAATTTCTTAACAACCCAAGGAAAAGAATCAGAAGCCTCCAAAGTTGGCTCCTCATCAAGGACCCGCATCTCGAGTGCGCAGCAACATGAGCAGAACATTTTTCGGTTATTTTCTGTTGGTGCTGTAAGCAATGAAAGTCCATTCTATGCAGAACTTTACTTTCAGGAGGATGGTATTCTGACCCTTGCCACTAGCAGTTCAAATTCTTTATCGTTTTCTGGGCTGGAGATTGAAGAGGGCAGGTGGCATCATCTTGCTGTTGTTCATAGTAAACCGAATGCTCTTGCTGGACTCTTCCAAGCTAGTGTTGCAAATGTCTATCTTGATGGGAAACTAAGGCACACGGGTAAACTGGGGTACTCTCCCTCGCCTGTTGGAAAATCTTTGCAAGTAATAGTTGGAACGCCATCCACTTGTGCCAGAGTTAGTGATCTGACATGGAAAACACGCTCATGTTATCTTTTTGAGGAGGTGCTCTCATCGGGTTGCATTGGTTTCATGTACATTCTTGGTAGAGGGTACAAAGGTCTTTTCCAGGATGCGGATCTCTTACGCTTTGTGCCAAATCAGGCTTGTGGTGGGGGGAGCATGGCTATCCTGGACTCATTAGACAGTGATATGACCTCATCGTCGAATGGGCAAAAGTTTGATGGAAGCAATAGACAAGGAGACTCCAAGGCAGATGGTAGTGGAATTGTCTGGGATCTTGAGAGGTTAGGAAATCTTTCCTTTCAGTTACCTGGCAAGAAACTTATATTTGCATTTGATGGGACATGCTCGGAGTTCATCCGGGCGTCTGGAAGTTTTTCCCTCCTCAATCTGGTTGACCCCTTGTCCGCTGCTGCTTCTCCAATTGGAG GAATACCACGTTTCGGGCGTCTGGTGGGAAATGTATGTATCTGCAGACAAAGTGTGATTGGCGATACCATCCGCCCCGTTGGAGGAATGACTGTTGTACTCGCGCTTGTTGAAGCTGCCGAATCTAGAGATATGCTACACATGGCTCTTTCATTGCTTGCCTGTGCGCTTCGTCAAAACCCTCAGAATGTGAAGGATATGCAAACTATCAGGGGATATCATTTACTAGCTCTATTTTTGCGTCCCAAAATGACTCTATTTGATATGCAGTCTTTGGAGATATTTTTCCAAATTGCTGCATGCGAAGCTTTGTTTTCAGAGCCAAAGAAGTTGGAGAGTATACAGAGTAATATTAGTGTGACACCTACGGAGACTATATTCGAAAACAGTTATGAGGATCTTGGTCTTTCGAGGTTCCGCTACGAAAGTTCCTCAGTTGGGTCTCACGGGGATATGGATGACTTTTCTGTTCCCAAGGATTCTTTTAGTCATCTTTCTGAGTTAGAAACAGACATCCCTGTTGAAACGTCAAACTGCATTGTCTTATCTAACGTGGATATGATTGAGCATGTCCTCTTGGACTGGACCCTTTGGGTAACATCCCCTGTTTCCATCCAGATTGCTTTACTTGGGTTTCTAGAAAATCTGGTATCAATGCATTGGTACAGGAATCACAATCTTACAATTCTGCGAAGAATCAATCTGGTGGAACATTTGTTAGTGACACTTCAGAGAGGTGATGTGGAAGTTCCGGTGCTAGAAAAGTTAGTTGTTCTGCTTGGATGCATCTTAGAAGATGGATTCCTGACTTCTGAGCTTGAAAATGTGGTTAGGTTTGTGATTATGACATTTAATCCACCGGAAGTGAAGTCACGAAGCTCATTATTGCGCGAGTCAATGGGAAAGCATGTAATTGTGAGAAATATGCTTTTGGAAATGCTCATTGATCTCCAGGTGACCATAAAAGCAGAGGAACTTCTGGAGCTGTGGCATAAGATAGTCTCGTCAAAACTAATAACATACTTCCTTGACGAAGCTGTGCATCCTACTAGTATGAGGTGGATCATGACTCTTCTTGGTGTTTGTCTTGCTTCTTCTCCAAACTTCTCCCTTAAATTTCGGACAAGTGGAGGTTATCAGGGGTTGATGCGGGTACTTCAGAACTTTTATGATTCCCCAGACATATATTACATACTGTTCTGCTTGATCTTTGGGAAACCTGTTTATCCAAGATTACCGGAGGTTCGGATGTTAGACTTTCATGCACTAGTTCCGAATGATGGAAGCCATGTCGAGTTAAAGTTCATAGATCTGTTGGATTCGGTGGTGGGAATGGCTAGATCTACTTATGACAGGTTGATCATGCAGTCAATGCTCGCCCACCAATCTGGAAATCTTTCGCAGATCAGTGCTAGTCTTGTGGCAGAGCTTGTAGAGGGGGCAGAAATGACTGGGGAGCTGCAAGGGGAAGCGTTGATGCACAAAACGTATGCAGCACGTTTGATGGGTGGCGAAGCTTCAGCTCCTGCCGCTGCGACGTCTGTTCTCCGTTTCATGGTTGACCTTGCAAAGATGTGCCCTCAATTCTCTGCTGCTTGCAGGCGTGCAGACTTTGTTGAAAACTGTGCTGACCTTTACTTTTCCTGTGTCAG GGCTGCTTATGCTGTGAAGATGGCGAAACAGCTCTCCGTGAAGGCAGAAGAGAAGCATATAAATGACGGTGATGATAACGGCTCACAAGGAACATTCTCTAGCTTGCCTCATGACCAGTCCACCAAGACCTCCATCAGTGCTGGAAGCTTCCCTCAAGCGCAGGTCAGTCTTAGTTCTGAAGAAATGCCTTTACCGGCAAATATTGTGGTTAATGATAAGATGGTGAACATTCTTACACCACCACCGCAGGACTCAAGTAAATCATTTCAAGGTGTTGAAGATATTAAGAAACAAGATGATAATCATGTCGGCCCTGTATCAGCTTCAAGTGAAAGGGATTTTCCAGATCTTAAAGGGAATGCAAATCAAGTGCAGGCAACAGATTCTCAGAGTTCTGCATCTTTCCATATGATCGAGTCTCCCCTTCTATCTGAAAAATCAGGCCTCAAAGTCTCATTCACTCCATCACCATCTCCGGTTGTTGCACTTGCATCCTGGCTAGGCTCTAACTATCATGAATCTAAAAGTTCTACAGTGGGTTCTCCTTCTCTTGAATCCTATGTCTCTGGTACTGAGGTTGATGCGTCTTCAGAACGAAAGTCAGGCTCCCAAGGATCTTCTGCTGCCCATGCCTTCTTCACAGTTACCCCAAAACTTCTCCTTGAAACAGATGAAACTGGCTATGGTGGCGGGCCTTGTTCTGCCGGAGCGAGTGCCGTGTTAGATTTTATGGCAGAGGTACTTGCCGACCTAATGACTGAACAGATAAAAGCTGTACCGGTTCTGGAAAGCATATTGGAAATGGTTCCTTTCTATGTTGATCCTGAAAGTGTGCTGGTCTTTCAAGGCTTGTGCCTTAGCAGAGTCATGAACTATCTTGAAAGGCGTCTCTTGcgtgatgatgaagaagacgaGAAGAAATTGGACAAGAGCAAATGGTCTGCGAACTTGGATACATTTTGCTGGATGATAGTGGACCGTGTTTACATGGGTGCTTTTCCTCACCCCTCTGGTGTTCTTAGGGCTCTTGAATTCCTGTTGTCGATGCTGCAATTAGCTAACAAAGATGGTAGGGTTGAAGAAGTCACTCCTTCCGGGAAAGGTTTCTTATCCCTTGGAAGAGCAACAAGGCAGCTTGATGCTTATGTACACTCTATCCTGAAAAACACAAATAGAATGGTACTATATTGTTTCCTCCCATCATTCTTGATAACTATTGGAGAGGAGGACCTACTATCACAACTGGGTTTACTTGTTGAATCTAAGAAGAGGCCATCTCCGAATCCAGCTGTTGATGAATCTGGGATTGACATCTCAACATTTCTGCAGTTGTTGGTCGCAAACAGGAGAATCATATTCTGCCCAAGCAATCTTGATACTGATTTGAGTTGCTGTCTGTGTGTGAACTTAATCTCCCTATTCCTTGACCAGAGAAAGAGTGTGCAAAACATGTCACTTGATATTGTCAAATATTTACTGGTACACCGAAGATCTGCCCTCGAGGATTTGCTCGTCACTAAACCAAACCAAGGACAAAAAGTTGATGTTTTACATGGCGGTTTTGATAAGTTGTTGACTGGGAATCTACCAGAATTCTTCAAGTGGCTTGAAAGCTCGGATAAGATAATTAACAAAGTTCTGGAGCAGTGTGCTGCAGTAATGTGGGTACAGTACATAGCTGGCTCAGCGAAGTTTCCTGGTGTCAGGATAAAAGGCATGGAAGGTCGCCGGAAGAAAGAGATGGGGAGGAAATCGCGAGATATGTCGAAGCTGGACGTTAAACACTGGGATCAGTTGAATGAGCGGAGATATGCGCTAGAAGTACTGCGTGATGCCATGTCTACTGAGCTTAGAGTCGTTCGGCAAAACAAATATGGTTGGATACTTCATGCTGAGAGTGAGTGGCAAACTCATCTCCAGCAGCTTGTGCATGAGCGTGGAATATTCCCAATGCGTAAATCCAAAAGGTCTGAAGATCCCGAATGGCAGCTCTGTCCGATTGAAGGTCCGTACAGAATGCGCAAAAAGCTTGAACGATGTAAGCTAAAAATTGATAGCATCCAGAATGTTTTTGATGGAAAGTTAGAACTTGGGGAAATTGAGCTTCCCAAAGTGAAAAATGAAGATGGGCCAGTTATTTCAGACACAGATTCCGAACCAGCTTTCCTGCTCAGTGAACTTTATGATGAGGCGTTTGTGAAAGAGTCAGATGATTTTAAAGATGTCGCTTCTGCCAGAAATGGATGGAATGATGATAGAGCTAGTAGTACAAACGAAGCAAGTCTTCATTCTGCTCTTGACTTTGGTGGCAAATCTAGTACAGCATCTGTGCCAATAACAGACAACACACTTGCAAAATCTGAGGCTGGCTCTCCAAGACATTCATCTTCTGCTAAAATGGATGAAACTAAAGGCGAGGAGGAAAAATCAGAGAATGAACTGAATGATGATGGTGAGTATCTGATCAGACCTTATCTGGAGCATCTTGAAAAGATTAGGTTCAGATACAACTGTGAGAGAGTTGTTGATCTCGACAAGCATGATGGAATCTTCTTAATAGGGGAGTTCTGTCTGTATGTGATAGAAAACTTTTATATTGACGATGATGGGTGTATTTGTGAGAAGGAATGCGAAGATGAGTTATCTGTTATTGATCAAGCGTTGGGTGTGAAAAAAGATGCCTCCGGCAGCCTGGATTTCCAGTCCAAGTCTAGCACATCTTGGACGACAGCAGTGAAAACGGGAGCTCTAGGGGGAAGAGCAGTAGGCGGAAGAGCATGGGCATATGGTGGGGGTGCTTGGGGAAAAGAAAAAATGGGCACGACTGGTAACTTGCCGCATCCTTGGCGTATGTGGAAGCTTAATAATGTTCATGAAATATTAAAACGTGATTACCAGCTGCGTCCGGTTGCCATTGAGATATTTAGCATGGATGGATGTAATGATCTCCTCGTGTTCCACAAGAAAGAGAGGGAAGAAGTTTTCAAAAATCTGGTTGCCATGAACCTTTCAAGGAACAGCAT GCTCGACACAACTATTTCAGGATCAGCAAAACAGGAAAGTAACGAGGGAAGCCGCCTTTTCAGATTAATGGCAAAGTCATTCTCGAAAAGATGGCAAAATGGGGAAATCAGCAATTTCCATTACCTAATGCATCTCAATACCCTAGCAGGACGTGGATACAGTGATCTCACGCAGTATCCGGTATTTCCATGGGTTCTCGCAGATTATGAAAGTGAGAGTCTTGATTTGTCAGATCCAAAAACTTTCCGCAAACTTCACAAGCCAATGGGTTGCCAGACAcctgaaggagaagaagaatttAGGAAACG ATATGAGAGCTGGGATGATCCTGAGATTCCAAAATTTCATTACGGTTCTCACTATTCAAGTGCTGGAATTGTTCTGTTTTACCTTCTTCGCCTCCCACCGTTCAGTGCTGAAAATCAGAAGCTGCAGGGCGGTCAGTTTGATCATGCTGATAGACTCTTCAATAGTATAAAAGATACTTGGCTAAGTGCAGCTGGAAAGGGAAATACATCAGACGTAAAAGAACTCATTCCTGAATTCTTCTACATGCCAGAGTTTTTGGAAAATAGATTCAGTCTTGATTTGGGTGAAAAACAGTCGGGAGAGAAG GTTGGTGATGTCTTTTTACCTCCGTGGGCGAGAGGTAGTGTACGTGAGTTCATCCTCAAGCACAGAGAAGCGTTGGAGTCAGATTATGTCTCAGAAAATCTGCATCACTGGATAGATCTCATCTTTGGGTACAAACAGAGAGGAAAG GCTGCAGAAGAAGCTGTAAATGTTTTCTATCATTACACGTACGAGGGAAATGTTGATATTGATGCAGTTAGCGACCCCGCATTGAAAGCTTCCATACTAGCGCAGATTAATCATTTTGGACAAACTCCGAAGCAGCTATTCCAGAAAGCTCATGTCAAAAGAAGAACAGACCGAAAAGTTCCTCTCCACCCTCTGAAACATTCGATGCATCTAATTCCTCACGAGACACGTAAATGTCCATCTTCTATAAGCCAAATCACTACTTTCCACGACAAGGTGCTCGTTGCCGGGGCTAACTGCTTCCTGAAACCCAGAGGCTATACCAAATACATAACATGGGGGTTCCCAGACAGGAGTTTGAGATTTATGAGTTATGATCAGGACAAACTGCTATCAACTCACGAAAATCTCCATGAAAGCAACCAGATCCAGTGTGCTGGTTTTAGTCACGATGGACGCATTGTGGTCACTGGAGCAGAAGATGGTTTAGTGTGCGTGTGGAGAGTAAGCAAGGATGGCCCGCGTAGTTCACGACGTTTACGGTTAGAAAAAGCCCTGTGTGCTCACACAGCTACAGTCACATGTCTACGTGTAAGTCAACCGTACATGATGATCGCAAGTGGGTCAGATGATTGCACAGTTATAATATGGGATCTCAGTTCGATGAGTTTTGTGAGGCAGCTTCCTGACTTCCCAGTTCCCATTTCAGCAATCTACATAAATGACCTTACCGGGGAGATTGTAACTGCGGCTGGAACTGTCCTTGCGGTTTGGAGCATCAATGGCGACTGCCTTGCTGTGGCTAACACATCGCAGTTACCATCTGATTCAGTATTATCTGTAACAGGCTCGACGTCTTCTGACTGGCTTGAAACAGCCTGGTATGTAACTGGTCATCAGAGTGGAGCAATCAAAATATGGCGGATGATACATTGCACTGATCCGTTGAGTGCCGAGAGCAAAACAAGTAGTAGCAACAGAAACGGAGGGCTGAATTTGGGTGATCAAGTGCCAGAGTACAAGTTGATTCTGCATAAGGTGCTGAAATTCCATAAACAACCGGTCACCGCTCTCTATCTCCCGGGCGACCTGAAGCAGTTACTGAGCGGCGATTCAGCTGGACAATTGCTTTCATGGACATTGCCAGATGAGACATTAAGAGCTTCGTTGAAACAAGCTTCACTGAAACAGGCGTCATAG